A genomic segment from Clarias gariepinus isolate MV-2021 ecotype Netherlands chromosome 11, CGAR_prim_01v2, whole genome shotgun sequence encodes:
- the ly6d gene encoding lymphocyte antigen 6D, which produces MKLLVCAVILVLLCTTSVHSLQCYTCENGDCKTPTDCPTSSNFCQTVVTSDELLRTCEEFCVPGVNTYCCSEDLCG; this is translated from the exons ATGAAGCTTTTAGTGTGTGCCGTCATCCTGGTGCTCCTGTGTACCACCTCGG TGCATTCTCTGCAATGCTACACCTGTGAAAACGGGGACTGTAAGACCCCCACAGATTGTCCAACATCCAGCAACTTCTGCCAAACTGTTGTGACGT CTGATGAGCTCCTCAGGACGTGTGAGGAATTCTGTGTGCCGGGAGTGAACACCTACTGCTGTAGCGAAGACCTGTGTGGTTGA